A part of Lacinutrix sp. 5H-3-7-4 genomic DNA contains:
- a CDS encoding MBOAT family protein, with product MLFSSPIFLFLFLPITLFIYYIAPKKIKNFVLLILSLGFYTWGEKELVLLIILSAFIDFTAGIIIDKGKRKLGLYLSILFNLCLLFYFKYSHFIFSNTTSVLNHFGLPLEHANAFANVILPLGISFYTFQTMSYTIDVYRGHVKANKNFINFATYVTLFPQLIAGPIVRYSHVESELKSRKTSLPLFAEGVERFIIGLAKKMIIANNCAFLVDGIFNLPTSESSALIAWLGVIAYSFQIYFDFSGYSDMAIGLGKMFGFNFPENFNYPYISKSIQEFWRRWHMTLSSWFKDYLYISLGGNRKGNIRTYINLFIVFFITGLWHGASWTFVIWGICHGLFIVIEKLGFNKILNKLGKGFSLFYAFFAVNITWPIFRSDTITQAYNYIITMFNFSAKTNFNYLNIYLSKEVIFILIIALIFSLPLHKKIKNYTSTLNPDSYKYKGAKILRVTSLFCLLIISYTYIATDSYNPFIYFRF from the coding sequence ATGCTGTTTAGCAGTCCTATATTTTTATTTCTATTTTTACCAATTACGCTATTTATATATTATATAGCGCCTAAAAAGATAAAGAATTTTGTTTTATTAATTCTTAGTTTAGGGTTCTACACTTGGGGTGAAAAAGAACTTGTTTTATTAATAATACTATCTGCTTTTATTGATTTTACAGCAGGTATTATTATAGATAAAGGTAAGCGTAAACTTGGTTTATATTTATCTATACTATTTAATCTTTGCTTACTTTTTTATTTTAAATATTCTCATTTTATTTTTTCTAATACAACATCAGTTTTAAACCATTTTGGCTTGCCTTTAGAACATGCTAATGCTTTTGCTAATGTTATTTTACCTTTAGGTATTAGCTTCTACACATTTCAAACCATGTCGTACACAATAGATGTTTATCGTGGTCATGTAAAAGCAAATAAAAACTTTATAAACTTTGCCACCTATGTAACACTATTTCCTCAACTTATTGCTGGCCCAATTGTACGTTACTCGCATGTGGAAAGCGAATTAAAATCAAGAAAAACAAGTTTACCATTATTTGCAGAAGGTGTTGAGCGTTTTATAATTGGATTAGCAAAAAAAATGATTATTGCCAACAACTGTGCTTTTTTAGTAGATGGCATTTTTAATTTACCTACAAGTGAATCTTCTGCCTTAATTGCTTGGCTAGGTGTTATAGCCTATAGCTTTCAAATTTATTTTGATTTCTCTGGCTACTCTGATATGGCAATAGGTTTAGGAAAAATGTTTGGTTTTAATTTTCCAGAAAATTTTAATTACCCATACATTTCTAAATCTATACAAGAATTTTGGCGTCGATGGCACATGACATTATCAAGCTGGTTTAAAGATTATTTATATATTTCTTTAGGAGGAAATAGAAAAGGAAATATAAGAACTTACATTAATCTATTTATAGTCTTTTTTATAACTGGTTTATGGCATGGCGCAAGCTGGACCTTTGTAATTTGGGGTATTTGTCATGGCTTATTTATAGTTATTGAAAAGCTTGGATTTAACAAAATACTAAATAAACTTGGTAAAGGTTTTTCTCTATTTTACGCATTTTTTGCAGTAAATATTACATGGCCAATTTTTAGAAGCGACACTATTACACAGGCCTATAACTATATTATTACAATGTTTAATTTTAGTGCTAAAACCAATTTTAATTATTTAAACATTTACCTTTCAAAAGAGGTTATTTTTATCTTGATTATAGCACTAATATTTTCTCTACCATTACATAAAAAAATTAAAAATTACACCTCAACATTAAATCCAGATTCATATAAATATAAAGGAGCTAAAATTTTAAGAGTGACTTCTCTTTTTTGTTTATTAATTATTAGCTACACATACATTGCAACAGATTCTTATAACCCATTTATATATTTTAGATTCTAA
- the gdhA gene encoding NADP-specific glutamate dehydrogenase: protein MESKIQAFLDLVKEKNNHEPEFLQAVHEVAETVIPFIEENPQYQNKMLLERMVEPERTIIFRVPWIDDKGNTQVNRAFRVEFNSAIGPYKGGLRFHPSVNLSILKFLGFEQVFKNALTTLPMGGGKGGSDFNPKGKSDNEVMRFCQSFMSELFRHIGANTDVPAGDIGVGGREIGYMFGQYKRLRNEFTGVLTGKGLSYGGSLIRPEATGYGCVYFAKNMLATIGDTFEGKTVVISGSGNVAQYACQKATELGGKVVTMSDSSGYIHDKDGIDADKLAFIMELKNVKRGRISEYVNEYSSATFHEGERPWSVDCDVAMPCATQNELNKEEAEALVSNKVIAVAEGANMPTTPEAIEVLQKAKVLFSPGKASNAGGVATSGLEMSQNSLRYNWTREEVDAKLNQIMNDIHASCVKYGTDKDGNVDYVKGANIAGFVKVADAMLAQGVV, encoded by the coding sequence ATGGAAAGCAAAATTCAAGCATTCTTAGATCTGGTAAAAGAAAAAAATAATCATGAACCAGAATTTTTACAAGCTGTTCATGAGGTTGCCGAGACCGTAATCCCATTTATAGAAGAGAATCCACAATATCAAAATAAAATGTTATTAGAGCGCATGGTTGAGCCAGAGCGTACAATAATTTTTAGAGTACCTTGGATTGATGATAAAGGTAATACTCAAGTTAATAGAGCCTTTAGAGTAGAGTTTAACTCTGCAATTGGTCCTTATAAAGGAGGTTTACGTTTTCATCCTTCTGTAAATTTAAGTATTCTTAAGTTTTTAGGGTTCGAGCAAGTGTTTAAAAATGCTTTAACAACATTACCAATGGGTGGTGGAAAAGGTGGAAGTGATTTTAACCCAAAAGGAAAAAGTGATAATGAAGTGATGCGTTTTTGCCAATCTTTCATGTCTGAGTTATTTCGCCATATAGGAGCAAATACAGATGTACCTGCTGGAGATATAGGAGTTGGTGGCCGTGAAATAGGTTATATGTTTGGTCAATATAAAAGACTTAGAAACGAATTTACAGGTGTATTAACTGGTAAAGGTTTAAGTTATGGAGGTTCTTTAATTAGACCAGAAGCTACAGGATATGGTTGCGTATATTTTGCAAAAAATATGTTAGCAACAATTGGAGATACTTTTGAAGGAAAAACAGTTGTTATTTCTGGATCTGGTAATGTTGCGCAATATGCTTGCCAAAAAGCAACAGAGCTTGGTGGTAAAGTTGTAACAATGTCTGATTCTTCTGGATATATACATGATAAAGATGGAATAGATGCAGATAAATTAGCATTTATTATGGAGCTTAAAAATGTGAAAAGAGGAAGAATTAGCGAATATGTTAATGAATATTCTTCGGCTACTTTTCATGAAGGTGAAAGACCTTGGAGTGTTGATTGTGATGTGGCTATGCCATGTGCAACTCAAAATGAATTAAATAAAGAAGAAGCTGAAGCTTTAGTAAGTAATAAAGTTATAGCTGTTGCAGAAGGTGCAAATATGCCTACAACTCCAGAAGCTATTGAAGTATTACAAAAAGCAAAAGTATTATTCTCTCCTGGTAAAGCATCTAATGCTGGTGGTGTTGCTACTTCTGGACTAGAAATGAGTCAAAACTCGTTACGTTATAACTGGACGAGAGAAGAGGTTGATGCTAAATTAAACCAAATAATGAATGATATTCATGCTTCTTGTGTAAAGTATGGTACAGATAAAGATGGTAATGTAGATTATGTAAAAGGTGCAAATATTGCAGGTTTTGTAAAAGTTGCAGATGCTATGTTAGCGCAAGGTGTAGTTTAA